Proteins encoded together in one Solanum lycopersicum chromosome 7, SLM_r2.1 window:
- the LOC138337388 gene encoding uncharacterized protein — protein sequence MELKDSILMKMNESFALGSDGILRYRDMLCVPDVDDLRTKIIAEAHGSRYSIHPGSTKMHHDLKKIYWWDAFQKIWATQVNLSNAFNPSTDGKAERTIQTLDDMLRACVIEFRDLASVHPVFHVSMLKNCLGDPSSILPIEGLGVGEDLYYEEVHVEILDRHVKRLRNKEITTVKVDCA from the exons ATGGAGCTGAAGGATTCAATACTAAtgaagatgaatgagtctttcgcTTTGGGAAGTGATGGCATACTTAGGTATCGAGACATGCTTTGTGTtccagatgtggatgatttgcggacCAAGATTATTGCAGAGGCCCACggctccagatattccatacatccaggttccaccaagatgcatcatgatcttaagaagatttattggtgggatg CTTTCCAGAAGATCTGGGCAACGCAGGTGAATCTTAGCAATGCCTTTAATCCTTCGACAGATGGGAAGGCAGAGCGCACCATTCAGACATTAGATGACATGTTGAGAGCATGTGTGATTGAATTCAGAG AtctagcttctgttcatccagtctttcatgtctctatgttaaagaatTGCCTAGGTGATCCATCATCAATCCTACCtattgaaggtttgggggttggtgaaGACTTGTATTATGAGGAGGTACatgttgagatcttagacagacaTGTGAAacggctgaggaacaaggagataaccacagtgaag GTTGATTGTGCATAG